Proteins from a genomic interval of Amycolatopsis sp. cg13:
- a CDS encoding RNA polymerase sigma factor: protein MNDVAELTERIWRTDAPSMLGALSRRLGDFDRAEEALSEAIAEALKRWPGEGVPSSPAGWLVTTGWRKAIDRLRRDAAGREKAVRAAAEPPPEPGVDDRLAMIFACCHPDLPEPAQVALTLYAAGGLTTAEIAAAFLVPVPTMAQRLSRAKRLLRERGIGFEPPRPHEYADRLPAVLAVLYLVFNEGYLASGDSAQRRELAREGVELARQLANALPREPEAAGLAALLELQQARVAARFDAQDRIVVLEQQDRRLWDGPAIQRALLRLREAVRLGRPGPYQTRAGIAAIHAVARSFADTDWAGVRAMYDRLHALDPSPVVLLNRAVATRYAVGPGPALDEVDALEQALSGYHLWHAARADLLAALGRPDDALVSAERALELASNPAERELMTRRIAEFAR from the coding sequence GTGAACGACGTCGCCGAACTGACGGAGCGGATCTGGCGCACGGACGCTCCCAGCATGCTGGGAGCGCTCAGCCGCCGGCTCGGCGACTTCGACCGAGCCGAGGAAGCCCTGTCGGAAGCGATCGCCGAAGCTCTCAAGCGGTGGCCTGGCGAGGGAGTGCCGTCCAGTCCCGCCGGTTGGCTGGTCACCACCGGCTGGCGCAAGGCGATCGACCGGCTTCGCCGGGACGCGGCCGGGCGGGAGAAAGCCGTTCGGGCAGCGGCGGAACCGCCGCCGGAGCCGGGGGTCGACGACCGGCTCGCGATGATTTTCGCGTGCTGCCACCCGGATTTGCCGGAACCGGCACAGGTCGCGCTGACGCTGTACGCCGCCGGCGGGTTGACCACCGCCGAGATCGCCGCCGCCTTTCTGGTGCCGGTGCCGACGATGGCGCAACGGCTTTCGCGAGCCAAGCGGCTGTTGCGGGAACGCGGCATCGGATTCGAACCGCCGCGGCCGCACGAATACGCCGACCGGCTGCCGGCCGTGCTCGCCGTGCTCTATTTGGTGTTCAACGAGGGTTATCTGGCCAGCGGGGATTCGGCGCAGCGGCGGGAATTGGCGCGCGAGGGCGTCGAGTTGGCTCGGCAGCTCGCCAATGCGCTGCCTCGCGAACCGGAAGCCGCCGGGCTGGCCGCGTTGCTGGAGTTGCAGCAGGCGCGCGTCGCGGCGCGGTTCGACGCGCAGGACCGGATCGTGGTGCTGGAACAGCAGGATCGGCGATTGTGGGACGGTCCGGCGATTCAGCGGGCACTGCTCCGGTTGCGCGAGGCGGTGCGGCTCGGCCGGCCCGGGCCTTATCAAACCCGGGCCGGCATCGCCGCGATCCACGCTGTCGCAAGGAGTTTCGCGGACACCGATTGGGCCGGCGTACGCGCGATGTACGACCGGCTTCACGCGCTGGATCCCTCGCCGGTGGTACTGCTGAACCGAGCCGTGGCCACGCGGTACGCCGTCGGCCCAGGCCCGGCGCTCGACGAGGTCGACGCGCTCGAGCAAGCCCTGTCCGGCTATCACCTGTGGCACGCGGCCCGCGCCGATTTGCTGGCCGCGCTCGGTCGGCCGGACGACGCGCTCGTGTCGGCGGAACGAGCACTGGAGCTGGCTTCGAATCCGGCCGAGCGCGAGCTGATGACGCGCCGGATAGCCGAGTTCGCGCGGTAG
- a CDS encoding dihydrofolate reductase family protein has product MRKLVYLVASTLDGFIAAPTREDPTGSVFQFEGDHAEPLLREYPEMVPTHLRSVLGIEDVPHRHFDTVVEGRVSYQMGVDLGVPDAYTHLRHYVFSRTMTEAPGPAVQVVNTDPAEKIRELKKEDGKDIWLVGGGALAGALRDEVDELHLKLYPVVLGSGAPLFDAGFSVDSYRLADSRTFESGVALLRYVRA; this is encoded by the coding sequence ATGCGCAAATTGGTCTATCTCGTCGCGTCCACGCTCGACGGCTTCATCGCCGCGCCGACCCGGGAGGACCCGACCGGCTCGGTCTTCCAGTTCGAGGGCGACCACGCCGAGCCGCTGCTGCGCGAGTATCCGGAGATGGTGCCGACCCATCTGCGGTCCGTGCTCGGCATCGAGGACGTCCCGCACCGGCATTTCGACACGGTCGTCGAAGGCCGCGTCTCCTACCAGATGGGCGTAGACCTCGGCGTTCCGGACGCGTACACGCATCTGCGGCACTACGTCTTCTCCCGCACCATGACCGAAGCACCCGGCCCGGCCGTGCAGGTGGTCAACACCGACCCGGCGGAGAAGATCCGCGAGCTGAAGAAGGAAGACGGCAAGGACATCTGGCTCGTCGGCGGCGGCGCGCTGGCCGGGGCGCTGCGCGACGAAGTGGACGAGCTGCACCTCAAGCTGTACCCGGTGGTCCTCGGCTCCGGCGCGCCCCTGTTCGACGCCGGGTTCTCGGTGGACAGCTATCGGCTCGCCGACAGCCGGACGTTCGAGAGCGGCGTCGCCTTGCTGCGGTACGTCCGCGCCTGA
- a CDS encoding DUF5703 family protein, whose product MTTVDEAVVEGDWEYRRLRLPPAVSRRAAMIQLSIHAEFAGWELRTVRLYADGTRRVWLRRKRTAADHSTGLAT is encoded by the coding sequence ATGACGACAGTCGACGAGGCGGTGGTCGAAGGGGATTGGGAGTATCGCCGCCTGCGCCTCCCCCCGGCGGTGTCCCGGCGCGCGGCGATGATCCAGCTTTCGATTCACGCCGAGTTCGCGGGGTGGGAGCTGCGCACGGTGCGGTTGTACGCGGACGGCACGCGGAGAGTGTGGCTGCGGCGGAAGCGCACGGCGGCCGACCACTCGACGGGTCTCGCCACCTGA
- a CDS encoding aldo/keto reductase encodes MEKRQLGRSGLRISRMALGTMTWGGDTDPDEAASQLVAFVDAGGTLVDTADLYAGGEAERMLGELLSDLVPREDIVLATKTVARRGDGPFGGGASRGALLSALEGSLRRLRTDHIDLWQLHAWDSCVPIEETLSALDYAVTSGKVRYVGVSNYAGWQLATAASLATVPFVSGQFEYSLLERGIEREVVPAAAHHGIGLLPWAPLGRGVLTGKYRTGTPADSRGASEEYAGYVEHHRTERAARIVQAVVTAAEGLGTSPLAVALAWVRDRPGVAAPVVGARDTGQLTGSLAAEDLTLPPAIRSALDDVSSVDFGYPERGTR; translated from the coding sequence GTGGAAAAGCGACAGCTCGGCCGGTCGGGACTGCGGATATCGCGGATGGCCCTCGGCACCATGACCTGGGGCGGCGACACCGATCCGGACGAGGCGGCCAGCCAGCTGGTCGCGTTCGTCGACGCGGGCGGCACGCTCGTGGACACCGCCGACCTGTACGCCGGCGGCGAGGCCGAGCGGATGCTCGGCGAACTGCTGTCGGACCTGGTCCCGCGCGAGGACATCGTGCTGGCCACCAAGACTGTCGCCCGGCGCGGGGACGGCCCGTTCGGCGGCGGGGCCTCGCGCGGCGCGCTGCTGTCCGCGCTCGAAGGCTCGCTGCGGCGGCTTCGCACCGACCACATCGACCTGTGGCAGCTGCACGCGTGGGATTCCTGCGTGCCGATCGAGGAAACGCTGTCCGCCCTCGATTACGCGGTGACGAGCGGCAAGGTCCGGTACGTGGGCGTGTCCAACTACGCGGGCTGGCAGCTCGCCACCGCCGCTTCGCTCGCCACAGTGCCGTTCGTGTCCGGGCAGTTCGAGTACTCGTTGCTGGAACGCGGCATTGAACGCGAAGTCGTCCCGGCCGCCGCGCATCACGGGATCGGCCTGCTGCCGTGGGCTCCGCTCGGCCGCGGCGTCCTCACCGGGAAGTACCGCACCGGAACGCCCGCCGACTCGCGCGGAGCGTCCGAGGAGTACGCCGGATACGTCGAACACCACCGCACCGAACGGGCCGCGCGGATCGTGCAGGCTGTCGTGACCGCCGCCGAAGGACTCGGCACGTCGCCGCTCGCGGTGGCGCTCGCCTGGGTCCGGGACCGGCCCGGCGTCGCCGCGCCGGTCGTCGGAGCGCGCGACACCGGCCAGCTCACCGGCTCTCTCGCGGCCGAGGACCTGACGCTTCCCCCGGCGATCCGCAGCGCTCTGGACGACGTCAGCAGCGTCGACTTCGGCTATCCGGAGCGGGGCACCCGGTGA
- a CDS encoding undecaprenyl-diphosphate phosphatase: MGWFEALVLGLVQGLTEFLPISSSAHVRIVAALSGWGDPGAAFTAVTQIGTELAVILYFGPKIGRILRAWFFSLYRPDWRRDPDARLGWLIIVGSLPIVVLGLLLQDEIDRAFRDLRITATTLIVFGLILLWADRTAKQQRTLDHLNVPHGLAYGFAQALALIPGVSRSGGTTSAGLLMGYTRSEAAEYSFLLAVPAVFGSGLYKLTDIGKNGENAQWGPTILATLVAFGVGYLVIAWLMAYIKKRSFVPFVIYRVVLGVVLFGLVFGGVLDPNAGPAGG; the protein is encoded by the coding sequence ATGGGATGGTTCGAGGCCCTGGTGCTGGGGCTGGTGCAGGGGCTCACGGAGTTCCTGCCGATCTCCTCGAGCGCGCACGTGCGGATCGTCGCCGCGCTGTCGGGCTGGGGCGATCCGGGCGCGGCGTTCACCGCGGTGACCCAGATCGGCACCGAGCTGGCGGTGATCCTCTACTTCGGACCGAAGATCGGCCGGATCCTGCGCGCCTGGTTCTTTTCGCTCTACCGCCCGGACTGGCGGCGCGACCCGGACGCGCGGCTGGGCTGGCTGATCATCGTCGGCTCGCTGCCGATCGTCGTGCTCGGCCTGCTCCTGCAGGACGAGATCGACCGCGCGTTCCGCGACCTGCGGATCACCGCGACCACGCTGATCGTGTTCGGCCTGATTCTGCTGTGGGCCGACCGCACCGCGAAGCAGCAGCGGACGCTGGACCACCTGAACGTGCCGCACGGCCTGGCGTACGGCTTCGCGCAGGCGCTCGCGCTGATCCCGGGCGTCTCGCGCTCGGGCGGCACGACGAGCGCCGGTCTGCTGATGGGCTACACGCGTTCGGAAGCCGCGGAGTACTCGTTCCTGCTCGCGGTGCCCGCGGTGTTCGGTTCGGGGCTGTACAAGCTCACCGACATCGGCAAGAACGGCGAGAACGCGCAGTGGGGGCCGACGATTCTGGCCACGCTGGTCGCGTTCGGCGTCGGCTACCTGGTGATCGCCTGGCTGATGGCCTACATCAAGAAGCGCAGCTTCGTGCCGTTCGTGATCTACCGCGTCGTGCTCGGCGTCGTGCTGTTCGGCCTGGTCTTCGGCGGTGTGCTCGACCCGAACGCGGGACCCGCGGGCGGCTGA